The DNA sequence GTATGGTCTTTCTGCTCTTTATATATTTGTATGCCCTTTCGAACTGCTCCGGATTCAGGGGCGGGTGCTTTTCCCCGACCATCCTCTTTCTCGTACAGTAGCGGCAGTACATGGCGCAGGCGTCGGTCACTATCAGGAGCACCCTGTCGGGGTAGCGGTGCACGAGCCCCGGCGTCGGCGAGTGCGAGTCCTCGCCGCAGGGGTCCACCATCTCGCAGGAGGAGACACCGAACTCGTCCACTCTCGGGACAGCCTGGCGGCGGATGGGGCAGGTGGGCTTGTTTTTATCTATAAGGGAGAAGAAGTACGGGGTGATCGCCATCTTGAGCCGCCCGCCGGACCTCTTTATGCCTTCCTTCTCCGCGCGGGTCAACTTTATCAGGGGCTCTATGTCTTCCAGCGAGCTTATCCTGTTTTTAATCTGCCACTTCCAGTCCCCGTATTCCGGGTGCCGGTGGGGCTCCGGGATAAGCTCGTCCGGGAGGGCCCTTGCCAGATTGCTTTCAGAGGGTTCGGTCTTTCGTAAAGGCCGTGCCATACGCATACCTCCTACCTCTTGCCGGTGTTCCTGTCCTTAATGAGCTTCATCTGGGGATCGGAGAGTTCCTCCATGGCCTTTTCGTAAGCAACCTTATATTTGAAACCTTTTTTAAGGTAATTCCAGATGCACGCCACTTTTTCCACGTCGTCATCCGTATAATCCCTGAACGCCTTTTCTCCTATGACGGTCTTCTGCGGTTTGATGTACCCCTTCTGTTCGAGGTAGTAGAGTTTCTGCCTCGGTATGTCTATCTTCTGCAAGAGCTCCGGAGTTCTCATTTGCTGGCCTGTTCATTGAGAACAAAGTCATCTTTATCATTAAAGATACTTTTATACTTAGTTCAAATTTATAATAGCATTAATTTTAAACTTGTCAAGCGAAAAAAATCTTTTAAGAAGAAAAATTTCGTTCGATAAAAA is a window from the Thermodesulfobacteriota bacterium genome containing:
- a CDS encoding MerR family transcriptional regulator produces the protein MRTPELLQKIDIPRQKLYYLEQKGYIKPQKTVIGEKAFRDYTDDDVEKVACIWNYLKKGFKYKVAYEKAMEELSDPQMKLIKDRNTGKR